The Nicotiana sylvestris chromosome 6, ASM39365v2, whole genome shotgun sequence genomic sequence ATATACGCtacttctttaaaaaattcactaAATGACAATAATTTTAAACATACGATCTAATAAAATGCGGAAGTTTATAACAGTCTAAACACCAATACACGGCTACCCAAAATCTAGTGTCACCatccacgaacttctaagagttactacaaatAGTGGTTTAAAGGAAATACATATGTTCTCGAAATACAAGAAAACATGGAAGATAAGATAcatggaaggggactccagggtctacgaacgccagcagatctaccttgggtctcctgatggactgaaggcagcaacccaactcTGATCAACAAGGTTCGGTACCGAAATCTgaacagaaagtgcagagtgcagtatcagtacaaccgatctcatgtgttggtaagtgcggAGCCTAATCTCggtgaagtagtaacgaggctaggacacaacaataACATGAacatgtgtagttaaatcatatacgagaaaataATAACAAACGAAAATGTAACAGATAATACGGGAAGGgggggaaaacatgctgaggggaatatCAAATCCTAACAATTGCACAGTAAAGGAACGCAGTAAATATCATGCTTTGCACTAACAAAAGTAATAACATAGCAACaagtacacgacatcacccttcgtgcttttactctcattctcaccacaagaaacagtagaaacgacacggcatcacccttcgtgcattaagtCTCTCATAgcatggtacgacatcacccgtcgtgcattatcactcacggagtacggcacggtatcacccttcgtgctttacactcttcctcacccaaacaacagaaCAATATCAACACGGCAAGGGAATTGTCAATAACTAACCCCATTTTAATATTTCACTTCACAACATAAATCTCAACTTTAGTCAATACTCAAGCAATATCAATTTCAGGAAAAACATGATAAGATTTGTTTAACATGAAGAATAACCAATCTAAGCATGATCCGTACGAACAAAGAATACAATAGTAccaagtataagactcactcgcatgctacGACCCAAcagcaacgtatagatactcatcacttcacctatacgtcgtactcaataatcaaacacataacaaataaggcaacaatacctaatccttcaagctaaggttagccacaacacttacctcgatttcaCGGCCGATCTCAAAGCTCAATCACAGCTTTTCCTTTCACACAAGCCTCTAggccaatagaatctagcaaattaccaaccaaacgattcaatttaagcctcaggaactacccacgatagcgaggaattcaatttaggtcattttttaaaaagtcaacacccgggcccgcttggtccaaacccgaaattcggaccaaaacccaattacccattcaccctcgagcccggatatacaattggttttggaatccgacctcaatttgaggtctacatccccaaatttcaaaatttctATGTTCTACCACTCGTCACttcacctatatgtcgtactcaataatcaaacacatagcaaataaggcaataatacctaatccctcaagctaaggttatccacaacacttacctcgatttcaTGGCCGATCTCAAAGCTCAATCACAGGTTTTCCTTTCACACAAGCCTccggaccaatagaatctagcaaattaccaaccaaacgattcaatttaagctttaggaactacccacgatagcggagaattcaatttaggtcattttttaaaaagtcaacaaaagtcaacatccaggcccgcttggtccaaacccgaaattcgaaccaaaacctaattacccattcacccccgagcccggatatacaattggttttggaatccgacctcaatttgaggtctacatccccaaatttcaaaatttctATGTTCTACCCAAAAAATTCCCAATcccaccatgaaaatcctagattctaagatgaaatcttgtaaaaaaaagtaaaagagtgaaagaaatgagttaagaatcactgACTTATGATTTGGGGAGGAAAaagtatttgaaaaatcgcctcttatgttttaggggtttgaaaaagtgaaaaatagaTGAAAAGTCTCATTTATATTGCACCCCCGGATCCTCACTCCGCGGTCGCTAAATCCCGAGCGCGGGTACAAACCTTCACCGCGGTCCGCAAAATTATGGGCGCGTCCGCGAAACTGAGCCTTGCCCTACCGCGTCCGCAAAGCCCTCCACCGCGACCGCGTTCTTCAACCTGCGGTTCGCGAATTTCACTCCGCGGCCGCACTGCTAAGAGCTGAGACCTGCAATCTCTGCAACTATCCAACACCAGGTCTTTTCCTAAGTCTAGTTAtctcgtagcctatccgaaactcatccgagccctcggggctctaaaccaaatacGCACATAAGTCTTaacacatcatatgaacttgttCGGGCAATCGAatagccaaaataacacctagaactataaCTTTagcaccaaaacacatgaaatccttaagaacatttGAAATTCCTAGTTTTTCACAgtcggacgtccgaatcacgtcaaatcagtccgtttctcaccaaatttcacagacatgacttaaatattatattaaacttgtaccgggcttcggaaccaaaatattataaatataaataactgtttagtttatattgcagcacttgtagatttatttactcaattttcagaagatggagtaatttatcaagaaactattaattctatgaaagctaagtttaaaaaatatgttTTCCCTATCCtccctatttttggtgttgctgcattgttaaatcctacaatgaaattaggaggtcctcacttttggtattcaaaaatttataacgctttatcactttcagctgaggaatttgctacacttggagatgcaaaagcctcaattaaaataaatgctcaaactatttataatgcttatcaacttgccttagatcaagctagaccaaatgttccaactcctacttcgtctagttcgcaagcATCTAAAAGAACTACGGGACTAAAAAtccttagttcttggacggagttcaggggttctcaaggtgataattttggtgatagttcacaactaaatgagcttcaaatttatttgtcgcagggacttgaatcagagaatcccgacggctccttcgatgttttggaatggtggaagaacaaacaaaaacactatccggttctttcaaggatggctcgagatattttaagtgttcaagcttcaacagtggcatcggagagcgcattcagtcaagcgagacttcaaatcggtgatcatagagcgtctatgagggagagcttggaaaaatcagtactcttcagagattggatcctttcggaaagaagaaattttggacttgcagaatcacaaccggagatagatgacgcttatgaagaaatgctagcggaacttgcgcaagatgctgcttcgcccgaaagcggtgatgaacaagcttcttttccaccaccaccaacggaaattcctccggaccttgaaggatttatgagatttgttagagataatacatagactaacatgtaacttgtatttcggcacatcttccttagttttttttccttttaatggtggtattagtaccttgttgtgctcattccattgggggaggaagactaagaaagatattgtcattctttgttaatgtcgtaatagtaaaatatataagacattcccttgaatatttctttgcaatttattttgtgtttaaatttgatatagtatatatattatatatctaatacatataaactatatatatatatatctctaatacatataaactatatatatatatctaatacatactatatatactatatatatttatatagctatatataagcaatttatactagtatatacatatatagtttacaagaaagtgcattagataaaaaaaaattaaaaaaatagcctatatatatgtgtgtgtgtacatacacatatatataaggcactatatatatatatctaatacatataaactatatatatatatatatatatatatatatatatatatatatatatatatataggcaatatatattacataaggcaatatataattacatatacacataatacacccttatatatacatactatatatagctatatataagcaatttatactagtatatacatatatagtttacaagaaagtgccttagataaaaaaaaattaaaaaaaaatagcccgaaacgaaaaaagcccgttaggcccgcgggcccggcccatttagcccgggaccatgtgggcttaggaccacCGTGGGCCGGTTCCACACATTGGGACCGTTTGGCCTGGGACCGCCTCAAGCCCAGGCCCGTTTAGGCCCGTTTGGCCCGGGCCgggaccacaatacagccttactTTCGCACCATAGTAAGCTACAACTAAAGAGGTGTCTAAACTAACACATGTTGACTCTAAGTAGTTTTTCAGTTAGAAAACTAGATAAACCCCATAATATATGAATGAATGacaatccaacaagagagtgaGGATACCTTTTTGGGGTGGGGCCGGGGCACGGGGGGATTCCCTTTCGAGGGTGGGGGAAGGGGGTAAAAAAGTTTCTAATACCTGCTGAGTGGCTTGAGCCCTAGATAAGGTCTTGAGCTGGCAGTTTTCCATGTTTGAGAGCAGCTGCATTACAGTTTTCAGCTGAGGAACACTGCAAGCATTAACTTTGACATGAGAACAGTCGAAAATTGAGTGATCAAAGACAACTGACTTATGGAAGAACGATTCTTCCATCTTAAGGAGAGCAATTTGCATTGCCATTATGGAAGTATGACTAAACTAACATCAAATAGACTGATATCTGATCTCGTCTTGAATCGCCTCTTCATCATCATTAGCTGATAATCATCTCTTATACAAGGAATTGCACTAAAACTTGCCCTAAAGATGGTTCGAAGTAAGTACTACAGTAACAAAGCTCAAAAATGAAAGTGGATTGACAACAACATGAACAAGACTGATCAAAGTGTTCCTTTTCAAATATTGGATATATCTGTTAAGGAGTTATTATTGGACATATCTGTTAAGGAGTTATCTCAGCCAATGAAGTACGCCACTCTCCATTTACAATGTAAACAAAGACTTACCTAAATTGCACCATACTAGGAAATATAGAAGATGAAGAACTTGACAGATCAACCTTCACCTTTCCAGTTATGCCAAATATTTGGTGTCAGTCAAACCATATTCCggctaaaggaaagaaaaatgtATTACTCAGAAGCTTGATGTGCAGTCTGTGGTCAATTTCATCTTCTTCCATCTATCCATTAATCTTCATCCTTTAGATTTTTATGAAGCTTACAAGTATGGAAAGATTGTAATCTTTAAATCTAGTTATCCGGTTAAATGATGCCAAAGTATTAGATCCTCAATATCAATACTCAGGTTGTTATTCTACCAATTCTCGACATACAAACCAACTATAGGAAAACAGAATAATCATCATTATCCACCAATCACCATAACCTTCAAAAGCTCTTTTAGactatgttgcgcggactcttcAAAGCAGCTGCCATAcacgtgtcggatcctccaaaaatgcactacttttggaaGATCCGACATGCACCCATCgacattttcggagagtccgagcaacatagcttTTAGGCGCTTCAAGTTTTACTTTTAAATCTCAAAAGAACCttaattttctttttctatttttctttgtgaTAGTTAAGAACTTGAATTTCTTTTTGAAGCTGCAAAAGTTCTACTTTACCCTATTAAACACAAACCTTAATGGTTAAACATGTGAAACTCCATGCAAATTTGGAGTAATTTATTGAAAGAAAGTTGTAAATCACATCTTAATGCCTAACTTGCAAAGATGAGGTGCCAACCCTAACAGACTAGAAGCACTGATTTATATTAAGATCTCATTCTCTTTAGACTTTACACATAATGCAAATCTTTCCTCTTTTCCCTTCCTCTCGCGCTACAAAGAGAGCAGTTCAATGTAAACTTTTCCACTGGAGCATTACCTAATTAGCTCCAGACCCTGAAGCTACTTTCTTTTTCTGAAGTAAAGGCCAAGGTATACGTTTTAGCGGAAAATAATTTTCTGAGTAGTGATCAGCATACCAATTACAATCAATCCTGGATCATTTAAGCCTTGACATTGTGTACAAGCACCGATATGCATGTAAAAAGTCTACTTTGAAAGAAAAAATCTAAAGCACAAGGTAACTTCGTCAACTGTAATGCCATGAATGGGGGAAAAAGGCCAACCTTTGTAACCCGTTTTCCATATGAGCATCCAATGCTGAAATCACCTGAGGCAACTGCTCCAATACCTGCAACGAGGAAAATAAAAGCAATAGAAGGCTTCCTCCAGGTTCATCTTAATTAAAACTCATAAATTATAACAATATGAGGTCCTGCATACCAGCTCTGTATTCTTGATTGTAGGTGTCTTAGCAAAAAGAGTCTTTGGTAGCTTCATCAGTTCGGCCTGAACCAACATCGAGAAATCTATCAGCGAGACACGTGGTAGACACTAGGGCCACAATCAATTTAAACATCCTTAACCAGAACATTCGATCAAAAGCTTTAAATGATTTAGAACTATTGAAAATTGTAAAGATTGTATAGAACAATATTCTTAGTGGAGTGGCATCTCACAACTTAGAATGTCTCAAAATGTGAAGAGTGTTAtataaattgaaatgaaatggatGGGGCAATACAATAGAGGTAAAATATACACTGATACATAAGAGCAAAGCTGGAAGTGATTCGACAAAAATCCCTAATCAGAAGCTTATTGCCTTGAAGTTCAACTATAATCTTGATTATATATGGAGCAGCATATAGCATTTTTGGGCATGACGATGAAGACAATTTAGCTATTAGAGGAAAACCAAATAATCTACTAGCTATAAGAACACAAACAAGCagattaataattaattattagaAAATGATggattttacaaaaaaaaaaaaggaagtgcCTGAGATGGGGAGGACTGAAGCATGAGATGGAGGAGATTGGAGGTGGACTGAatggactgagtgatttgatcaGCCACCATCGTTTTCGCTGACCCAtctctgctgctgctgctgccgcCAGTTTTGCCGGTCGACGTCGACGTTGCCATCCCAACTCCTCTCTTCGTGGGTACCCGGTCTGCTCTTTTGTTTGTGCAAATTCCCCAAACAGTAAACAGGTTGATAGCtggtttattttaattaaatatacTTTTAACAAATTATATTCCATAGTtatcttttgattttttatagTCAAATATATATTTATAATCATTTCCTACCAttaagccataaaataagctTTATATTATTTTTACTCTGTTCGATTTCCTCCATTCTAATAGTCAAAAGTGAAGAAAGACCAAGGAGACAGAATTGCAAGAATGAAACCAAGTGTTGAAACTCCATCTTAGTACAAGAAAGAAAGGTAATTCGATGCTTCCGAAACCAAGGGTCGACACATACTTCCGAAAGCCAATAATTGTAAGGATTAGTTACTAGATACTGATGCTGCTTCGATATTAGGGTTgctcttgaacaaagacgatggaGTTGGGAGCTGAGCAACTTaaattttctgttaatatttttcaatgtatctcgttgtattttcatgtatttcattatattcattgtcattcttttcattgtatttcaatgtatctcgttgttttctatgtatttcattgtattcactatctcgctatattccatgaatgtattcatatgttttttttaaaattaatataatttatgcattcaaatgtattatataatttctctaaagattgctatgttttttgggtgtttttcggttgagaatcttttttataactgaaaatataaaatttgtgtgttataattgcgtttgttgagttatattaggagtctattatgttaattgattcactttccgtttaaaaacagtgtaatcccctatttcacgtcgtgaatacagtcgaatacaataatctgtccagctgtaatcccatgtttcacgccatgaatacagtcgaatacactcgaatacaataatctgtctagctgtaatcccatgtttcattccatgaatacactcgaatacaacaactgattagctggacttccctgattcacacctatttttgctactgtattcataaatacagtagcttaaatatatctaatacatcttataacaacagaaaacgtatctacaatccgtaatatagcaaatggtatctatagatgctaattaccactaaaagatagttctttatgaaaatttctcataGAAAAACACCTTCACCTTTAGTTTTCATAACAGTAATCACTTTGGGTGTGTTTGGTGtaacggaaaatgtttttcctGGAAAATGTATTACAAGAAAATACTTTCTTGGAAaataagtagtaatcttatttatttttccggtgtttggtatgcaaattaagaaaaatgacttttcaagagtattcataaataatttagatataataaacataaagtcataaactttcaaaccaacaacctttaGAACCCACAaattcataaactttcgaaccgctaaGCTTTCAAAACCGTGGagtttcgaacccgtaaactttataatttctaaacacataaacttccaaacacatataCATCTGAACTtataattttggaacttgtaaaatttttacctttaaaccgataaataaaaaaaatatatttaaaaaatatttttttcgggGGGTTGGAGTgagtggtgcagaaaaacgaaaaaacagaaatttgaaattacaaaaaaaaaataaggtaaaaaaaataacttttttttgcGGTGGGGGGTGgggtggtaacggaaaaactgaaatttaaaaaaaaaaaaagccttttTTGGAGAGGaggtggggtgggttggtgagggtggggaaggttgagaaggaattttggaaaatgttttcccttgtcttgataaggaaaatattttcctccaattggaggaaaataaatTCATAAGGAAATTATTTTCCAGAACATTTAAGCCAACACATGGGAAAATTAGAAaacattttccgaaaaatattttccttggtACCAAACACCCCCTTTTTCATTTCTCCTTTTACCTTACCAACTTTTGTTTTGTACAGTTATTTTAACTTATTTATTActctaattaaataaataaatatttattattaatataaaatattataatttgaCCAATTTACCTTTTCAAAATAATAAGCTCTTCTGATTAACTATTTTTATTAATATCTTTAAATTCATCCAGAGAAGAACCACCAAGAAATGAGATGGGAGGGATGAAATTACTCTACTCGTATATGTTTAGGGTTCGAGCACAAAAAATGGAGAAACTCTTGCAGCGCAAATCCGGATAAATATGATCAGTGTTTCCTTCATTTTACGTCAAACTAGATTAATTTACCACAATTAGATTACAAAAAAACTGAGaatatatattaattaaacaTAGTTAAAGTGATAAAAGTTTAATGTGCCTCATGTATTTATAGTTTGATGAAAATAGTGATGGGTGAAAATGATTCAATTCAAGACAAGACAAATGGACGGTATGCGtaacaaagaaacaactagacTAGCACAGACGATAAATTTGCAAGTATCCGACAACAATTAAGATGTCTAGAAACTGGACATTCTTGATGGCTCATAGACTTGTATAAGTTTAAAATTGGCATTGATCTCTTTTATATATATTCCAAAGTTTTATGTTAAAGTTCACAACTTCGGGGTAGTAGAACTGGTCAAGTTTTGCAAATGAGCACACTTTGCAATAGCTTAGACTTGCTCTTAACATAGGGATGGTTGAGTATGGAGAAATAGGACATATCTCTCATGTCTTCTCAACAATCAACACCGCTACGTAAAAACCAACAGCCCCATGAAATACAATATATTATCTGCACAGATAAACAAGAGGCTGCCAATTGAAGCATGGCAAGGTATACTGAGTGGTATACATAGAAGTGCGTTATGCAGTCTTCAATGGTAAAACAACCCCCCAGAAGCATCTTATAATAGAAAACTATCTTCCGGAAGCACATAAAGTTTCACAAAAATTCCACTACTTCTATCCAAGCAAATATGAAGCTAGCCGAGATATGGCACGAAATCCTGGTGACAAAAAGGTCGGATAAACAATGAATTTCCTACAAAAACATTCTTCATCAAATTACAGATTCAGGAGTATTACTCCCAAAGCCCTAAATGAAAAAcaagttcttttttctttttatttggtGATAAGGTAAATGAAAAACAAGTTTATGTGTAATACAATCCTGTTGAATTCAGGAGTAGTGCATATGCTAGAAGCAGTCTCTGGGAGCTGGACCATTGATCTATTTGAGTGCCACAATAACTTTCATAATAGAGATCAGACATTCAGGAAATGCAAGTCCCCAAAGCAATTCACAATAACAGGATTAGACACCACTCTTCTCCTAAGAGTAGTAGATAAGAACGACGAggagaaaaatataaagaataggAAAGGAACACTTCCAAGTCTCAATGATCTGCCAAGTTCAACCTGTTGGAATACCAATCTCTTTCCAGTCCTTTATGGATCTTACTAGTTTGCAACTTCTTCATAAAAAACGATACGTCACATGAAATTCCATCCCCTTTGCGCCACCCCTTGTCTAAACCAGGAGGAAAAGTAAATCCAACATTCAGCTTGTCGATATTACACTAACATTCCCCTCGAAATATGTACCCATGAGAAGTACACTAAAATAAAGCAAACAATTTTGTTGCACAGTGCTTAGGAATTTGAAAGTTGGTTAGACTTGAATCAATCTTGCAATCTTTGCACATCCCAAACTACTATCCTCATCATGATTAAACATGTTTGGCTTATTTGGTCATGGTATGGGCGTATTATAGATGACCATAGTTTGAGAGAGGACACTATCGTCACCACGTGACTTTGTGGCCAACAAAAGGGAAGGAGGGTATTGCATAGGGGAGATCGGCTTTAGAGTAGGGTGAGGTTGCTTGGGACAAGTGACTGCAGTTATTTCTGAGTTCAGTTGGAGTTGTAGCACCTACCCATTTGCACAGCAAGGAAAGGGTACAGACGGAAGGGAATGAAAGACAGAAGCTGGTACAAAGATGATTTCAGAAAATGGAAAGATGTGGAATTTCCATTCAGAGAGTGGGTGTCAGCAGCTGTCTGATCCACCACGGCCACCAGTGTTTCTCTAGCGAGGAGAGATCTCGTCCTAGACCTTTATTTTTTCAATCAAACCCACAATGACTGGAGGTGATATCTTCACAGTTTTATCATAACAGAAGAAATAAGGGGATGTAGCATTTTCAAAAAGACCATTTTCAGTACCAAAAGCAACCTGGTATGAGCCCATAATTGAACTTCTAATCTGTTTTAATATTACAATGCTTAGGTACTACTTTTTGTTGATAGAAATCTATGCATGATGAAAGGCTTTACATAAATTAACAAACAGAATGAGCAAAGAAGCAAATGTAGTCATCTCTATTTACCACAAAAACGAGAAAAGAGAAGCTTCTTCAAGAGAGAGGAAATAACGAGAAAAGAGAAGCTTCTTCAAGAGAGAGGAAACACTTAAATGCAAGGTATAGATATTTCAACTATACACTTGTCATATTGCTTTCCAATAGGGACTAAATGAAGATGAAGCTCAACATTTTCTAATATTGTTTTCGCAACTTGTAGACTTAGTCAACAAACATCTCATTGATTTGTAATTCAATCTCGTACATTTCCTCAAGTTGGTTTCCCAAAAAAATCAGCTTCCCCTTACGAGTACTCCCAATATCATACAGTAGTAGCTTATGTCGTTGTCTTACAAGCATGCTCATGTTTGATATACTCCTTTTTCTCCCCTGATTTGACGAGTGAAAATGTTCTATGTctatcaaaaacccaaaaaaaaactaATATCCCTAGGTCTATATCCAAATGTTCTTGTTACTTCTAAATAAActcaaaaggaaaataaaatggaaaagcaATCGTCAACCTATAAACAATTTGAAACGGTACTTGCAAGAGGAGGGCCTGAGGCCTTCTCGATATCTAGAGAGAGAAGCAAAACTATAAATTCTTCATCAATCTAACCCTCCTGAAGGAGATAGGTATCACGCTTAAGTTACAGCAAGCTCATTCACATATACATTGCATACTAAAAAAGAAAGTAATCATTAACTATTTACTCGAGCTAATTAGCAGACAATTAGCTAACTCACGTTGAAGAAGCAGCCCTAATTGCTTTCTGCAACTCACTCTCAACATCACTAGCCCGAGTCCCATCCGAAGCATGCTTCTTCTCGTCCTTCTTTGCATTCTCTCCCCCACTCTTCCTCCTATTCCTCCACTCCTCAAATCCCCCTGAATTCGAATTCTCAACCACCTGCACACCTACAAACTCTCTCTCACCAGCACCATGCCTAACCGCATTCCCCATAGTCATTTCCTCAAACCTATGTTTCATCTCTCTATTCTCTCTCTGCAGCATCTCCATCTCCTTTTTCATCCAAAAACACATACCTTTCAACAGCTCAGTTTCGCCTAGATTCTCATCCTTCTTCTCCTTCACCTCCTTAACTTCATCAACTCTCTTAATCCCAATCTTATTCACACTTAAAAACGGCATCCTATTCCCCAAATCCTTAGGGAAATTCACACCCCAACGACAATCCATCGTCACACTTTTTGTCAAAGGCATTTCTGTTTTAGCCATCACAGCAATCCCCTTAAAGACAGAATCTTTAGCATAATCCTCCACTGAGAAGTCCTTAAAACTAGATGGCCTCTCCAAAGGAACAAACCCAAAGGAATTCCCCTCTCCATTCAGCTTACCCACAGAACTAGAATTACAACCCGGATCGGAAGTAGTGCTTTTACGAAGTGAAAAAGAACCCaactggggtttgaaaagaaggGTAAAAGTGGGATTTTGATTAGGTTGAAGAGGGGAAAAGGAAAAGTTAGCAGAAATGACTAAAGGTGAGTTCTTGGGAGACCCAAAAACCCCAATTCCAGATTTGAGGGTGAGAGTTAAAGGAGGGGTAGTGGTGGTTGCGGTGGGGGAGGCAGTGGAGTAGGAGAGTTTAAGGGTGGGGCCAGAAGAGAAGTTGGTGGCAAGAGCAAGGGAGAGATCAGAAGGGTGGTGGGTGGTAGTGGAGAAGCAAGAAAGGAAAGGAAGGTTGAAAATGGAAATGGGGATTTTGGCACGGAGGAGAAGAGGGTGAGTTTGTGGTTGTTTTTGGTGGTTGTGGGGTTGAGATTGGTCTTGGAGTTTCAGTGAGAGcttcatcttttttttcttttcgttttctgG encodes the following:
- the LOC104222220 gene encoding tobamovirus multiplication protein 2B isoform X1 codes for the protein MATSTSTGKTGGSSSSRDGSAKTMVADQITQSIQSTSNLLHLMLQSSPSQAELMKLPKTLFAKTPTIKNTELVLEQLPQVISALDAHMENGLQRFRYRTLLIRVGLLPSVHQETQGRSAGVRRPWSPLPCILSSMFSCISRTYVFPLNHYL
- the LOC104222220 gene encoding tobamovirus multiplication protein 2B isoform X2, producing MATSTSTGKTGGSSSSRDGSAKTMVADQITQSIQSTSNLLHLMLQSSPSQAELMKLPKTLFAKTPTIKNTELVLEQLPQVISALDAHMENGLQSVPQLKTVMQLLSNMENCQLKTLSRAQATQQISVPNLVDQSWVAAFSPSGDPR
- the LOC104222220 gene encoding tobamovirus multiplication protein 2B isoform X4, which encodes MATSTSTGKTGGSSSSRDGSAKTMVADQITQSIQSTSNLLHLMLQSSPSQAELMKLPKTLFAKTPTIKNTELVLEQLPQVISALDAHMENGLQSVPQLKTVMQLLSNMENCQLKTLSRAQATQQILLVRRLV
- the LOC104222220 gene encoding tobamovirus multiplication protein 2B isoform X3 is translated as MATSTSTGKTGGSSSSRDGSAKTMVADQITQSIQSTSNLLHLMLQSSPSQAELMKLPKTLFAKTPTIKNTELVLEQLPQVISALDAHMENGLQRASFSAIPCIRDDYQLMMMKRRFKTRSDISLFDVSLVILP
- the LOC104222222 gene encoding uncharacterized protein, which produces MKLSLKLQDQSQPHNHQKQPQTHPLLLRAKIPISIFNLPFLSCFSTTTHHPSDLSLALATNFSSGPTLKLSYSTASPTATTTTPPLTLTLKSGIGVFGSPKNSPLVISANFSFSPLQPNQNPTFTLLFKPQLGSFSLRKSTTSDPGCNSSSVGKLNGEGNSFGFVPLERPSSFKDFSVEDYAKDSVFKGIAVMAKTEMPLTKSVTMDCRWGVNFPKDLGNRMPFLSVNKIGIKRVDEVKEVKEKKDENLGETELLKGMCFWMKKEMEMLQRENREMKHRFEEMTMGNAVRHGAGEREFVGVQVVENSNSGGFEEWRNRRKSGGENAKKDEKKHASDGTRASDVESELQKAIRAASST